A stretch of DNA from Pleurodeles waltl isolate 20211129_DDA chromosome 3_2, aPleWal1.hap1.20221129, whole genome shotgun sequence:
TCAGTTACTTAAAGCCACATCCTTGTCTATAgatattaggggggtcattctgaccctggcggtaattaccgccatggcggaggtcggcggtagcaccgccaacaggctggcggtgcaccgctgggcattctgaccgcggcggttcagccgcggccagaaacggaaagtcggcggtgtcccgctgactttccgctgcccttgagaatcctccatggcggcggagcgtgctccgccgccatggggattctgacaccccctaccgccatccagttcctggcggttctcccgccgggaacaggatggcggtagggggtgccgcggggcccctgggggcccctgcagtgcccatgctaatggcatgggcactgcaggggcccccgtaagagggccccaaaaagaatttcagtgtctgcctagcagacactgaaattcgtgacgggtgcaactgcacccgtcgcaccttcccacaccgccggctcaattctgagccggcgtcctcgtgggaagggtgtttcccgctgggctggcgggcggactttcggcggtcgcccgccagcccagtgggaaagccagaatgaccgccgcagtctttcggcgggaaccgcgtggcgggcggcgaccgccgtccgccgcggtcagaatcaccccctaggtgtTTCCAATGTGAGGGTCTTGTCCATGTTTTTGAATGCACTTTCATTAGCAGTTTGCATTGCTGAAGAAGGTACTGAGTCCCTAGGTGTCCCTAATGTGAAAGTTCTGATTATCTTGAATGTAtcttcaaataatgtgtttgtgctTTAGATTAGTAATTGGGTTTTCTGTGTCCTAATTATGAGGGCTTCTTTTAATTTTCATTgtctgtatatgttttaagattaaTTGACACTGGAGACTACTCAGCACAATAGCCCAGCACGTCATATGGGAGGACCCAAAAAAACCCTACTGAAATTtttagatttttaaatgttttttgttaacTAATAAAGAATTTTACCTACCTACCTTCTTTAGAGAATCTATTGTTAGAATTGAATTAAAGAATCATGTATATATATGGGGGAGGAGCTGAGGGCAGTAATAGCTGCCTTTAGTTACTCCTGTGGCCACACTCTCGACTTCAATCCTTGGGTGGACCAGGGCATGGCTATCCATTTGTATGCTGACACCATTAGTGCATATCAATAAGGTAGCTTGGAAGTGAGCACTGGGCTTCCTCGTCCAATTTACCACTATCCACAAGAGATCAGGTAACAGCAAACTCCTTCTCCCACAAAAGCAGAAGGAGGAATTTGTGCTATTGGGGTGATGGGGgggtcttttttaaaaaaaaaagtgggagcTGCACTAGGACAGCAAGTAATGAATATATCATAAGAGTGTCCTAGCTTTTATGATGTATATATATGCCATTAGAGCAGTGAGGCATCATGTCAAGAAGCCCGCCTGATACCTTTTTTGTAATACAATTATCTTAAAACTACTGGGTGTATTTTAATCAAACAAAGCCTGAGTTACGCTTCTGAGTACAGTCCTAACCTTCAGGACAAGGTTTGTGTAATTTCTTACAGGAGATGTTGCTGTATTGAAGTTAAAATAGTAATAGGaaaaccaataggttttgcctattgtCCATGTTGTGGCACTTTCTTCTTTTAACTTTGTTAaattgcacagcagctcaactacTCTGCAATATGTAAAAACAATTGACTAAGTCAATAGAATCCACAGAGGCACTTGTTTGTTTTTCCTGCCCAAGTCTGCCATGCTGCCCCAGTCAGGGAAAACTAGTGACGATCACCCTTCCAGAAATAGGGTAGAGTGCCTGTATCTGTGACCAGCTGTGTGTCAGTGGTTTCCGACGACAGAATTGTCTGAGCCTAAATGAGGAGCATTAACCATGAGTTTGGAAGGGTGGGAGCCAGTGTTTTAAATAGGCAGGTTCTATTcggtaatgagtacctgcacttctttaatttgacagggagagtaccttcacttctgaGCACTACTGTAATATATCTAATGAAAGAGTACcaccacttctcaggagcaaacatctactctaaatagtgagtataTGCTATTTCTATTTCCATTTATGGTGGTGCTCATGTTCCTCCAAGTTATACATTTGGATTATCAGGACCTCTGTCAGAAAAGGTACTCCTCGTCAAGCATTGGACTTGTCCTCCTTCCAGTTATTACATGCAATATTTATGGAAGGTATACAAGTTGGTTCTCCTATATTACAACAGTGATTCAATACTTAAAATATTAACCTTTCCTTGTTAACATGTTTCTGGGACAAACGTAATGTACGAGGCGTGaacagtgtatatatttttttcaaaactggAACCAAAactaaatatatatgtttgttacTCTAGGATGTCTAACTCAAAGGGATGGTGAAGTTGAACTGCCTCAGCCTGGTGAATTGAAAGCTGAAAGAACAGAATAAATGAACCTCCTTTTCCCCAGATTACAAAATGGGACAGCGAGTGACGCACACCTGCAAGAGATGGTCCTGTTTATCCAGTCCAAGACTACAGGGAACTTTGTTAATTGTGCTGACATTCTTTGTGTTCTCCCCCAATCAGATTAACCTCACGACTAAACAGCATCTGTCGCATAGCATGAAGGAAGGACAAGCAGCTGTTGAGTACCTGAAGCAACTGCTTCCACCCATGAATTCAATACTGCCACCTCGTCTCTTTAGGAAATCAGATGGGAAGATGCGGTTGGTAGTCACAGTCATCACTGTCCGGAGGACACCCCAGTACCATTACTTAATGCAAGTGGTTTCACGCTTTCATCGCCTCCTGGTGGAATGTGGAAATGACTGTCCACGTACCCACCTCTTCATTTGCAATGTTGATCGAAAGCCAAGTAGCCATGAGGATGCTGTGATCTTGAACAAGATTTTCCATCACACTGAGCGGAACAACACTGACCCTCAATACTTTACCACTGACCCCCAGCACATACACCGCAACCCCTTTGAGAAGGAGAAACGAGATTATATTTACTGTCTAGAAGAGACATTATTGTCATTCAGTCCTGAGTATGTGTTGCTGGTAGAGGATGATGCTGTTCCGGAAGCAGAGATCTTCAGAGTTCTGAACTATCTTCTGCTGTTCCGCTTTCCAGGTAGGCCTCTTGGAGGTGCTCTGTATATTAAACTCTATCACCCTGAGCGTCTTCAGAACTATCTGAACCCAGAGCCCATGAGGATTTTGGAGTGGCtgggtgttggaatgtttgtgggcACAATCTTTAGCTTGTTGTATGCCCAGGCCAGGAGACAGACACGCCCCACCTGGCGTACAGTCATCTTCTTTGCTCTGTACAGCATGGTACTGGTGGAAGTGGTTGGCCGCCACTACCTCTTGGAACTACGCCGTCTGTCTCCTTCACTCTACAATCTGGCACCTGCCACAGAGTGCTGTACGCAAGCCATGCTATACTCTTCTTCATCAGCTCAGCGGGTGCTGGGCTACCTGTCAGAGATACAGTGCAAGCCAGGCTTTGCAAAGGACACAGCCCTTTATTCTATCCTTCAGCAGACAGAGGAGTGGGCTTTAGTGGTTGAACCCAATCTGGTGCAGCACATAGGACTCTTCTCAAGCCTCCCAAGGGGGAGGTCTAAATGAAAGCGACTGTGAAAACGTTACTGTCCAGCTTCAATCAGTCACCCACTAAAGGGATTCTGGCAACAAAATGAACTGGTGGTCTTACACATGTTTCAGGATATACCTGCTAAAATCTAGCCCTCGTTTCATACAGGTTTCGGTATATTTCTCCTCTGCTTTAGCCCATTTTAGACAGGTTTCAGGACCCATCTGCTCAAATCAAGCCGTTTCGCTAAGGTTTTAGGATACAGCTGCCCAAATGTAACCCACATTTCTCATAGGTTTGAGGGTGCACCTGCTCAAATCCACCCATCTCACTCAGGTTTGAGGATAAATCTGCTCAACTCTAGCCCACATCTCACATGTTTCAAGATTGCCCTGTTCAAATCTAACCCACACCACAAACAGGTTTCGCAATATGCCTGCTTGTCAAATCCAGCCTGTGCCATTTCTGATCAAAAGCCATTGCCATCTAGCATCTGTACATTGTAGGGGAGATGCACAGTGGTACATGATAAACTGTGATGAATTGGGGAATATGTGGTATTTTGTTGAAGATTTAGTAATAAAGAGTAATAAAGTTTTTTGATCAACTAAATTACATGTTTTGACTTATGGTAGAGGACATACTTTTGTAGTTCTTGGGCCCAAGCACACTGAGATGAATACTTTTCATGCGCTGAGTGCTAGTGTTACTGTTTATATTGTAAGACACATAtcctgagtgttagacctgacagccttttagggtagtcttcccccccaACGTTTTGCTTGCCTGCTTCCCACCATTTttgtgatctcatttttgctgaccagtgctaagtgcttgtggtctctctcctctaaacatggtatcattggctcATATCcagttgtcacatttaatttacttgtaagtccctagtaaagcgcactacacatgcccagggcctgtaaagtaaatgctactagtgggcctgcagcactgattttgccacccacatgctAGCTCCTAACCATGTCCCATgccagccattgcaaggcttgtgtgtgcagttttactgccactttgacttgccatttaaaactacttgccaagctttaaactccccttttattacatatgtcacccctaaggtaggtcctaagtagctcactgggcagggtgctatgtaagtaaaaggcaggacatgtacttgtacgttttacatgtcctggttgtgaaaatctcccaaagtcgtttttcactactgtgaaacctgctcctctcataggccagcactggaaatTTCCTTGTACACTTTTAAGTCCTCATATCTGATCTGTAGGGGATGgctgaatggtagtgagaaatcctgcttactggtgaagttggatgtaacattacttttctagaaatgccacttttaaaagtaggCATATCTTTGCACTTACTGCTGTCTGCGCCTTACAGCCtgttttcaatccacgtctggtctgtgctggttgacagctccccttgtgcattctacccagacagccataaactcaggacactcagctgcatctgcattcatctgcatactgatgggtcttcctgggcaggaagggtggagagggctttcacttacacttcaaaggctagtaacCTGACCccactggaaggactctgcctccccccacaagtgatctccaagggcttggcagctaacctcctgttaagaagtctcagggccatcaaagacttcacctaagggAGAAAATCCACTGCGCCTGAAAAGCTGACGCAACGCCTAGTGAATTGACGCAGCAGCTTTCTTGTGGCTGAAAACCAATGCACTGCCttcagaatcgacacagcgcctgtttcCTCATCACAGTGcatttggattttccacacatcgttcgTGGGTGTCAATTTGTCagcgcaccacagtaaggaactgaggcagcATGACCGGAAATCAATTCATCACCTTGCcgcaaggaaagaatcgatgcaccaTCCCTGCCGTAAAAATCATTGTATCCCTTTATTTTCTGACACTCTGCCCCCTCTACAACTCCgcagcatcattatttttgatgtatcccaggtactttgtgctaaagagatacatccattgactcCTATAGATTTAGACTTGCTTAAACCTCTAAAAGGTGATATCTTGACTTATgcatattggatttgtgttgttttggtcttgtttaattcagataaatagtctctatttttctaaacttgtgaggaataccttttgtgttgttttcggTGTGTTACTGCGTGAGGtattgtacaaacactttacacaatgccttctaagttaagcctacctgttgtgtgacaagctgccagagggtgagcacaggataatttaggttgtgttgtgacttaccctgactaggattgtggtccctacttggacagggtgcatacctctgccaactagaaacccaatttctaacattggtgatcagctgagaggataggacttgtgtttgtgcagtgccgtaCAGTAGCTAGGTGTACACTATctacccacatttaaagaccatttcaatttctttcttcttctgtaatTGTTCCTGCTTTTCATATTTAATACATCCTATATATCATGTCTCTGGCTTGTTCTACACGTAGAGTCATGGAGGTTGATGAGGCCAAGTTGGAGGAATACACAATTAACCAGCTGAAATGCTTTTTCAAAGGGATGAGGGTACCTGCCCAAGGAGCCCCCAAGAAGATGGAGTTTCAAATGGagttgagggcctgggcagagcccaaagtacactcccatgaaagccattttgacagGCAAATTTGGACTGACTCCGAAGAGAGGTATCGCCAACGATTCAAGGACAGTCAGAAGCTTCCCAACCAAACCTGTGTagatttcattgattactccagtaaggcactgaatggctgggtgcagaacaacaaagtcaatgattatgttaggttgtacaatttaatcatgcaccagcacctagttgacagtaagatcactgatcccaggaagcttgctgaggaggcagacccctGGGCTAGCTCCAGAGTGTCCAAAAAAAGCATCTGGgttggacacccacaaaggtggtcagggttctcacCAGAAAAAAGAGGgtgaagaaaatgtaaaaataaggagttctctaaaggcccccaaaataatttccaTCGATGTATTGGTAATCAGTACCAGTCTgatcctaaaaagaaagggttttATGACCATAAGAAAGGGAGGTTTGCACCCAAATATACAGAGTggtccaagtatggtcactctaagggcgaccccaaatgtcccaagagggcacacaCCCCTAGTGGTGGGCAGACAccgggttggccagtgtagcgctcggggaggaggtagtcccagctagttttggggaacagacagaggtaaccctagtgtccctgggcgataaagatatggtgccaaaataccacatgcctgccaatacttccaagtataggcaatgggttaCCATTAATGGGCAACATGAGAAGGCTTTacttgacacaggagccagcatgacaactgtcaagtgtcagcagAGCTGATgctactgaacacattccaccaagttatAGTCACTGACAATTGTGAAAGCCATCTACTGGTGGCTGTCGTTCCCTTTGAGccgttgagtgggggggggggggttctctgaAACCCTGAAAGTtgatgtgagccctgccatgcttgTAGATTGTTAGGcagtgacctggagcacactacttGGAGGGAGATAGAGCTCAGGTTTCACTTGGAGAAGATGGGATTGCctaagtgggtctgtatgaccacacggtccatggctgcctgggaagggagttaAGGGCGCCTGGAGCCTAGAAAAaatgcccagacagctgccaaggagaggggaaaAGGGCACAGGAAACTGCTTCCTGAAGTTCCTACCGTGGAGGTTGACtcagtccctgaggaggaggcccctgagccagccGGGAAGGACATTGCTGCCTTGTgcgacctacctgagcttgctggctggcaagttgagggtgggcccaccaggaatTCTGCTAAGTGCAGAGAGGGTGTTCCACTCTTAAGGGCTTAAGGAGACAGGCCtcagcccctgcagaaggtgaagcctctggggatcacataATCTACTGGGAGGATGATCTCTACAACGAGCTTAAGGCTCTGGGtactggggcagcctgtgtgctggtggtcccccagtgctaccgggccttcctattgggtttggctcatgacattcccctggcagaacatttagggcaagacaagatctctgccaggcttgtcacccacttttattggcccagaatgaagacCGCTCCAGATACATTCTACAGGTCCtgtctcacctgccaggccagtgggaagtcagggaaaaagctgcaAGCTCTCCTGATCCTACTTCCTGTCATTGACACCTTGTAGTGTAGAATAATGAAGAAAAATCAGCTCCACATCTGTTAGCGTTGTTAAAATATTCATTTCTTATGTATCCATATCCAAAGAAACTCCAACCACATATACAGCAATCGATTCTCCTTTCCTCACTCCCTGGTACACACTGCCATCAACCTTCTAGAACTCCAATCGCTGGTAGCAGTCCATTGTAACAGGGAGAAAGGGAAGAGCAGGTGATACCAACACTAACATAAATACTTTGAACAAAAATGATCATAATAATGGAGGAGATAAGCTTATCAACCTATTTACATTTTGTATTAtattacacccccccaccccctttgtaATGGTGGGCATCGATGTCATTGGTCCATTAGACCCCATTACagacctaggcaacaggttcatcctgatcttggtggaccatgccacacgctacccagaggcaatccctctgaggacggtgactgcacctttttgtgaccagaactctgatagaGATCTTTACCCTTGTGGAGTTCCCCAAAGAGATTGTGTCTGA
This window harbors:
- the LOC138286570 gene encoding post-GPI attachment to proteins factor 4-like yields the protein MGQRVTHTCKRWSCLSSPRLQGTLLIVLTFFVFSPNQINLTTKQHLSHSMKEGQAAVEYLKQLLPPMNSILPPRLFRKSDGKMRLVVTVITVRRTPQYHYLMQVVSRFHRLLVECGNDCPRTHLFICNVDRKPSSHEDAVILNKIFHHTERNNTDPQYFTTDPQHIHRNPFEKEKRDYIYCLEETLLSFSPEYVLLVEDDAVPEAEIFRVLNYLLLFRFPGRPLGGALYIKLYHPERLQNYLNPEPMRILEWLGVGMFVGTIFSLLYAQARRQTRPTWRTVIFFALYSMVLVEVVGRHYLLELRRLSPSLYNLAPATECCTQAMLYSSSSAQRVLGYLSEIQCKPGFAKDTALYSILQQTEEWALVVEPNLVQHIGLFSSLPRGRSK